In Lycium ferocissimum isolate CSIRO_LF1 chromosome 7, AGI_CSIRO_Lferr_CH_V1, whole genome shotgun sequence, the sequence GTaagaacaatttaattttatggacttttcaattttttttttcgtgtgtttaatttgaaaaaacatctaaaaaaatatcttgtaatattaagggttttaattatttatatttatttataggttaactttatttatttcatcATACAACAATATTTTTTGGCAGTAAATATTAATTGAATAttgtaatattttttgaaaaaataagtaagtttaattcaaaaaacaaatgaaattaatttaacatatgaaaagcCGAATTTGGATCATCGGATATTTCAGTCTCAACATATTTAAGTAAATAGCAATTAGAAAAGCcaatgtttgatttttttttttttaacaaaaaatctaatatataaactaaaaaaaaaattcccttaACTTTCGGATAGAAGTCTATTAAAAGTATCAAATTGAtgttagaaaaataaagaaataatagcAGATTTGTTTTCCAAATACCtacaaattaaattttgtaAGATCAGTTAAGCCCGGGCCAAATGATATTAGTATATATTTATGCAGGTAGGGATGATTATTTGCATGTCGACGAAGGCATGAGATGGCATTATGAGTATTGAGGCGTTAAGGCCTTATCGTATGCCGAGATGGTGAAATACGGAAAGAAAGTAATTAAGGGTATTTAAGAGCTTGATAATGATTACAAATTTTGTCATTGATGGGTATTTAACATTGGAAAAGAAATAACAACCTACAACTGGGAATGGGACTGCGCAGCCACAGCCGCCATTTCTCTTTCCCCACACTTTTTATTCTGATCATCATACGTGATTaattataaattcaaaaaaacaATTATTAATATTAAGTAACTCCTTCATTATTAGTCCCACTCATATAAAATCAAAGGAACAGCAATTATTAATACTAGTCCCACTAAGCAAATCAGAtagtcattttggtaacaaattaaaattttcttttgttatagtAAGCAAAAGAcaaaaacacaaataaaaaaggGAGTTTGTTATACTACAGGGTAGTTCCTATGtaattcattttaaaaaataaataaaaagggttTGGGTGTGGGAggtggggggtggggttgaGATAAGAAAAGACAGCCCCAGAAATCAGTATAAAAGGGAGTGCGCTGAGTGCATCTATTTATTTCTTATAGTTCTGAATAATCATGAACAACTACTCACTTCACTAATAGCAgcacccaaaaaagaaaagaagaacagcTTTTTAACGGCCCCTTTTCTTTCGaaacctttttttctttgattgctCTTTGTCGTTCTTCTATCTTTCTACTTTCGTTGAATCCTCCTTTcgtgtttttcttgaatttcgataaccaaaaaaaaaaaaaaaagaagcttttCCTCTGCCTCTTGCTTTTTTACCTTCCCCTACACGTTATACTTCCTATCATAAAACACCTATATAAACCTCTCTTTTGCTCTTACAAATATCATTAATTCAGTCTAAACGTTTTTACTACTAGCATAtatagtaaaagaaaaaaaaaaaaaagatggtgGAGAATGGTGTAGTGTCGATAGTGGTGAGAGAATTTGATGCAAAAAAAGATAgcaaagaagttgaagaagttgaGAGAAGATGCGAAGTTGGGCCAAGTGGTAAACTCTCTCTTTTTACTGATCTTTTGGGTGACCCAATTTGCCGAGTTCGTCATTCTCCTGCCTATCTCATGTTGGTAAGTGGTTAACATGCATATTAAATCTCTAAATTCTTTTAGGATATACTCCTATTTGTTTTGTTACTATATTTAACAGCCTATGGATTATGATTATCAGGTAGCAGAGATAGTGGTGCATAATGGAAGAAATGAAGAGAGAGCAATAGTAGGAATGATAAGGGGCTGTATTAAAACCGTTACGTGTGGAAAGAAACTTTCAAGGAATGCCAAAAATAGCTCTGAATCCACTAAACCACTTCCTATTTTCACCAAACTCGCCTATATTTTAGGCCTCCGTGTTTCTCCTTCTCACCGGTAACTACTTActcctattattatttttctttttattcagtGATGCCGACAATCCATATAATTAAATATTGATTGTTTTAAAAGctcattttgtttttcttattttagacTGGCTTATTAAGCACTAGATCTTCACTTTAATATGCACCTGACCAATGATGGTTTTGGTTTTTGCTAAAAAATGATGATTGTGTGGACACATTCTAAAGACCTTTCTTTTTACTACTAATAAATATTCACTTTCGTCTTTAAAAAATTACTactatttgttttattttggcATCTTCTTAAAAATAACTAGTGTTGAGACAGTataatgacatttttttaaaaacgttTTTCAggagaatgggaattgggttaAAACTGGTGCACAAAATGGAGGAGTGGTTTAGAACTAATGGTGCTGAATATTCATACATAGCTACTGAAAACGACAACCAAGCTTCCATACAACTTTTTAACCACAAATGTGGTTACTCCAAGTTCCGTACACCGTCCCTTTTGGTCCAACCCGTTTTCGCTCATCGGGTCAGTGTATCGAATCGGGTCACGATCATCAAGCTCAGCCCAACTGACGCTGAAACCCTATACCGTCACAAATACTCCACCACTGAGTTCTTTCCCCGTGACATTGATTCCATTCTCAACAACCAACTCAATTTGGGTACTTATTTAGCGGTTCCAAAGGGCCTTTATTCGGGCCAAACTTGGCCCGGTGTGGATAAGTTTTTATCGGGTCAGCCCGAGTCATGGGCTGTCCTCAGTGTGTGGAACTGTAAGGACGTGTTTAATCTTGAGGTTCGTGGGGCGTCGCAAATGACAAAAGTTCTTGCTAAGACAACTCGTTTAGTGGACCGGGCTTTTCCATGGCTTAAGATACCATCGGTACCGGAGATTTTCAGGCCATTTGGGCTTCACTTTTTATATGGGCTTGGTGGTGAAGGCCCATTAGCTGTAAAATTCATCAAATCACTGTGTGATTTTGCTCATAATTTAGCAAAAGAATCAGAGTGTAGCGTGGTGGCGACAGAGGTGGCAAATAGGGACCCGTTGAGGTTAGCAATACCACACTGGAAAAAGCTATCATGCGCAGAGGATCTATGGTGCATGAAACGACTAGGGGAAGACTATAGTGACGGCTCAGTAGGTGACTGGACAAAATCACAACCTGGTCTTTCTATTTTTGTTGATCCTAGGGAAGTCTAACTTTATTATAATAGGGGCTCCATGACCTTTCAACAATAGGACTAGGGAATCTAgttttagaagttcaaagaAAAAAGCAGGCGGTAAAGTTGATATTCCCTTTTTGGTAGGttctgttttttcttttgtttatttcaaTTCAGTTTAATTAACTAGATAAGttgaagaagaatgagaaaatatGGGGGTAGAAGAGaagactttaatttttttgaattgttgttggttgctgtaAAGGGGGGATGGGGGTGGGGATTGGGATTATCCCACATTTTATGTAAATGGATGTGGCTTTTTAGATCCTCTTTCGGCCAAAGAGAAGCTGTTTCTGTTGTTATATGCTGGATTTTGTTATCTTTTGGGTTTCCTATCTCATCCTTTTTGTCTTTCCTTGTTCTAAAGTTTAATAGCAAAAGTAAACGATTTAACTAAACCGGAATAATAAAAAAGTATGATCATATATTTCACAGAATATTCTATGATCATATATTTCACAGAATATTCTACTAGCTAGAAATACCTCTCTCCGTCTAAATAGATATATCAAAGATTCGATGGTACAAAGGTTGTCAATGGCACATCAAATCTTAGAAGAGAATTCTGatgttgatttttatttttaggtttTAGAAGACAGTAAAAGTTGATTATGCCAATTATATTATTAACCTCTTTATTTTTGGAAATTCTAAAATGATATTTTGCACAACTTAACATTTTGCAAGAAACTCTAATATGATATTTCTATAGCAAACAACTATTTTTTGTTCAATCgtctttttgaaattttctttcaCTATCTTAATGGGAAGTAAGAAGTAGAAACTTATCCTTTTctatgataatttttttggtttttcttcaCTCCTCAAGAATGTTATATTCTGAGTAGAAGACATACGGTATGGGTGCAAATTGGATTGATCAATTGCAGTTGGCCTAGTTTTCTATAGGCAATATAGTTGTATTTGGCCTAATCAAATATTTCGGGTTCAAGACctttaaattaaaaacaaaaattagcGGTGTGAAGCGCTTTCCACTTAAACAAACTTTACCCAACACGAATTTGAATTAATCAGAATTTCCAAGCGCATGCTATCGATCGAGAAAACAAGAAAGCGCTAGTGCTTGGGCGGGAAAGAAATACAATGTGCGTTTTTCAAGTAACTGAAAGAGGTAGAGAGATTGACAAATATATGGGGGACCCTCGTTAAAAACATGGATCTAGATGTGCGAGTGCTTTGCTAGTATAATATATATCCATGAATATGTGTGACGAAGTCATTACGATAAGATAACCAAGCACCTTTTCTTTGGCTTAGTTACTTTCTTATTCGTCATATTCCTTGTCTTTTCAATACAAATACTACTCCACCTTCAATTTGTTATGATTAGGCAAGAACGTATAAATTGTGGTGAGCTGTGCAACGGTGCTTTGTTTCTTTGTGAAAATCCAAACATAATAGAACTAGAAAGATAGTAGTGAATAGGGATCACTTGGGGTAGGGGATCGACTTCATTCCACTTATTTCTAACTGCACATGAATAAtgagggaccatttttgttccCACTatagttttgtttttttgtggTTTCCATTAGCTTTGGGACCAGCCAGAAATTTCTCCAAGTGTAATGTTTATGGAAGACAAGGCTTCTGTAAATACATTATACTGAAATTACTATATGAGTAACAATATATGAGTAATAATTGGAGATGGTGGGGAAGTAATTAAATCATACGATTTTCTGCTCCTTTCGGCAGTGCGAAAGTGTGTTTAGCATGGCAGAAAAATTATTAGTCCGAAGATTAATATTGTCTTTCTGATCTGCAAATAATATTGGATGGGAATAGGGATATCTTTCAAGAGACAAGAGGATGGTGGAGTTTGGGTGAAATCAGACCATCatattgttatacatgatcaGTCACTATCATATCTTGAAATATAAAACTACTGTACATTTTTGTCCTGATAATTCATTCGAtgttatatttattatattaataaCTAGTAGAAGGAAAAAGTTTCTGGAGGGATCTGAAGCCTTTTATCTACGGTAAAATTGTCTTTCTACATATAGATTATGGGTTTAACCAGTGGAATCAACCACAGATGCTCTTCATAGAGTGAGGCCTTTTTCGGATCCTACCTGAACATGGAATGATTCGCGCACCAAACTACCTTTTCATACTTAAGAGCCGATCATATCTTTTTCCTTGCATGAAGCTCCTGAATTCCCACTTAAACCCTATGATAAGGTAGGTGCCGTGTGAAAATGCTAGTTAAAACCTTTTCTTGTCATGATTGGTAAGGTTTTCATAAGAATTATATGCAGATGGAGTTCAAAATAGTAACAAGTTTAATGCATggttataataataataataataataccacATACATGAAAGCAGTTTACAAttaattttatcatattttaaTAGATCCCTTAAATTTACTTCTTCAAGTAATACATTCTCAAGCTATATTATGGGAATCTAGAATAAGAATTGAAACTTGCCCGTACAATGATATGTCTGTTTCATATAAATAGTGAAACGTCGTCACGGGAAATCGTTTTCTATCTAGTTGGAACGTAGTTACATGCTCACACAGTTCATGAGGCTTTAAGGCTACTTTCGGTATATGGTTGCTTTACTTGGTGCTGACTTATATTTTGTGTTGGATCAAGTGTGTGTTGTCATTATGGATAGTCAATTTCAGACAACATAATCCACCTAAATAACTTTAGCCTAATGTACTGCCATTTCAACTAtctattttcaagcaaaaaagCGAACGCTTCGTGGAGGAAATAAGGGTCCAATCCATCCACAATCTTACTTTGGATTAGAgatgttttcttatttttaaagacATAAAACATTGCCATATTTACTTGAAAAAACATTCTATATATTTTCATTGAACTAGAATAAAAATAAGGGTCCAATCTATCCACACTCTTACTTTggatttgaaatgttcttaatttttttaaaagacttaAAACACGGCCGTATTTACTTGAAAAACATATACTTTCATCAACCTAGAGTAAAAATTTGAATAAAGATatcttttaacaaaaaattaatgCAAATATTCTCAAAAGATAGTTGTTACGGTCTATCACCTCACCCAACGAGATTGGCTCAACTACAGAAAGATAAGTGTCTAGCGCGGAGATGAGGGTGATGACTAGGAATCCTTTAATGAGGGGCATAGATTTATGTTTCTAACTCAATGATCCCTGTCCAAACAAACATACTCCCCCACCCctcaacacccccccccccaaaccaaAAATGTAGGTTTCAGTACCAAAAAATCCCAATGCCACGTCATTTTTGCCTCGCTCTCTTGTCGGTTGTTATTTCAACTTCATGATTATCAAAACCAAATTAAGCACAAAAATAATCTCAGAGCTGAATGGATCATTAATTTGGTAGACTCCTTACATTCAAAGTTCAATGTTATAATTCCCTTATCTGTATCAGTAAGGTAAAAAGAAAACGAATTAGGCAAGCATATTGACCGGTGCACTGCGAAACTTAGGTCCTAATCATATTTAATTACGTataaactaaactaaactaaagAATACCAGCAAAAACAAAACGGTGCCCAACATTGTTCAAATCTGAAAAGAATTCCACACCTGGCTTGATCCTCGATAGTTGGTTTAGGTAAGGTGGGAGAAAAGCAGCATTAATTTTCACTACAAATTAAGATAAGTCAAGTTCTGTCGGCCTTAATTGTTTTTACAATATTTCAACGTACTTAGTCAAGGATTAAATCTCTTTCATATCATGAATTTTCTTACTAATCTCTCACTAGCAATGTTTTTTAGGCAAATTTGTTAACTCTGTCCATCAAAATTTAGACGGGTGGAAAGCAatcgactttttttttttttttttttttaatctctctGCTTGATTGAACCCGTGTTTCTCAtagcttttcattcatttcatttgaTTGCTAGACCACACCAAAAAGTGCTCTCAGTACTATACTTTGCAAGTGTTACAATTGATGCAATGATAAAGTAtgcaaaaccataattcatagAGACTGATTGAAAGTAGTACGTATTAGTGGACAGTTTGAAGTGAAAGCTCAATATTCTGAAAGAAATTGCTTTTGTCCTTGTAGTTCAATTGAAATCTGGTGGAACACGGTATGACGGTAAGAATGACAACAACTCAGATTTAGAGAAGAAACATTTTCAGAGGCAAAATCATGAACAAATATAACACTCAAATGTGAAAACAGAGTACCATAGTTGAATGTCGGTAGGCGTAGGATACTTCCATTTGCTGTGTTTTGGTTTTTTGGAGTGTCATATCTCCTGTGTGTGGTCAAGTACGGTCTGGGCCTCTCTATTTCATATTAAGCCTGGGTTTGTGGGGTTAGCACTTAGATTTTGTGGCCCATATTAATATTTGCAGAAATCTTCTCTTCATTTTGTTTTGTTAAATTTATATCTTTTTGTCCTTGTGTGGATTCACCTGGGAAATAGGATATTCGTATAAATGTAGTTATCAAAAGCAGTGTTTTAAGAGACGGGGGCGCGGGACGAGGCATAAGCCCCGAGACACAGGGCGTAAGTCCTGTGGATCTACGGGGCGTATGTCTCATgtatcttcaattttataatttttattactaaaaaaatgagtaaaagtaaaattttcattaaaatctgcaaataaattcaaataaaccactaataatatatataaaaaaattattatagttattatttgagaaaggtaaaaacaacacaaaaaatgataatggtctagataatctttaaaatgaaatcttcATCAACTTCATCATTAATCTCCACGTCTATTAGTCCGTCCCACCGTCAACTAATATTTGcagtttttatttatatatttcaaagaaggaaaagggtaaaaagtgAAAGAGCAAtaacaaaaaatggaaaaagttgCTTCAGGAATATTATGCTATGAAATCTCTATCCTATCAATTTCACACATAATTATCTAAAAAACTATTTATGGCAGTGTTACTTTCTATGAGTgttgctttatttatttatatatttcaagGAAAATCACTACAACATGAAAACACGACaacataaagtataaatatcattacattaataataaaaatcataatctatAGCagaaatacttttaaaacaataaaaatcaaatttaacgcCCGGGGCGTACGCTTTTACGCCCCGGGCTTATGCTTTTGTGCCCGGGACTTACGCCCCAAATTCTAGGATATACGCTCTATGGATCTATGCCTTTCACTTATGCCCCGGAACGTTTTTGGTACAAACTCGCCCCGAAAACGCCTCTGAAAACACTGATTAAAGGTAAAGTTATGGTGAACATATAAGAGGGAATATCTTTGTACGAATTTATAAGGCTGAGACATTTGAGTTTGACAACTCATTGAAGTTTTTGCATGGATTGCCTTCAAACATACAGGTCCTTAATTATTGCCTCTCATAtttgtggtttttaatttttgctcatGCTACTCATTTAATACAAATATCTAGACATGCTTCGCTCAAAGATAAGTTCTATAACATTTATATTCGGAAATTGAACTTTTGCTTAGCTCGGCATAAGTCTAGTAAGAATTAAGTTATGCATAAGTTGCGTAGTATTTAAGATTTTGTTGTAGTGTTCAGAAACTAGAGTTATGCTTTTCGGGGCATATATTGTTTATCCTTTTAAGTTGAATAGCCTACCTGTTTTTGTggagtttgatgtgtttttgggcatttttatgttgagttttgaAAGTTTATCcttctccggcatacttgtGTTATATTatgatacaaaaatataaacttatgctaGACAAAATTTTCTGacggacaaaaattaaagacgacagatttgagggccaaaaattaaagaccacccccaaataGGGTATTTGTGTGAATGACCCAACTCATTTTAGTATTtgtatttctattatatataagtggctAAGGAGGACCAAAACAACAATACCTACTTGCTTCCAAAGctttacaaattgtacacgcaatgaatgcttgtaccaagAGCTATATAACttatacactttaaccaactatttttttatcccacgtggacatatgtcatagtgcttaatatttattcccttctcatatatagacgtatgcacttcaattttaattatcagACACATTTATTCCCTCtgtacacttttacttgttcacttttgacttttcacgttcttgctgaatatttattctcttctcatgtatagacgtatgcagttcaattttaattctcctacacaaatttatttcttccgtgcacttttacttgttcacttttaacttttcacgttctttaagaattaataaatctcacgttgacatatgtcatagtattgaatatttattctcttctcatgtatacacatatgcacttcaaatttaattctccgacacatatttatttcctccatgcacatttacttgttcactttttccacgttcttgctgaatatttacatatgtcatagtacttagtatttattcccttctcatgtatagacttatgcacttcaattttaattctccgacacatttatttcctccgtgcacttttacttgttcacttttgactttttacgttcttgctgaatatttacatatgtcatagtacttaatatttattcccttcttaTGTATAGActtatgcacttcaattttaactctccgacacatttatttcctccatgcacttttacttgttcacttttgacttttcacgttcttccgaatatttattctcttctcgtATGCGACATATAcggttcaattttaattctcctacacaaatttatttcctccgtgcacttttacttgttcacttttgacttttcacattctttaagaattaataaatcccacgtggatatatgtcatagtactaaatatttattctcttctcatgtatagacgtatgcagttcaattttaattctccgacacatatttatttcctccgtgcacttttacttgttcacttttgacttttcacgttcttgctgaatatttattctctcctcatgtatacatgtatgcactgcaattttaattctccgagacatttatttcctccgtgcacttttatttgttcacttttgacttttcacattctttaaaaaattaataaatgaagtactccctccgtcccatattacttggccacattacttgacttttcacattctttaagaattaataaatgaagtactcccttcgtctcatattacttgaccacattactatacttgatttttttacgttctttaagaattaataaatgaagtactcccttcatcCCAATTACTTGATCACATTACTCAAAATATATGTCTATaattctattctatatttttcttatatttttttatatttctattatatataaacgcccaagtcttattatatataaatgcccaaggtggacgaacacaacaacaataagttgtacaaaaagcaactgaaattgtactccAAACAGGGACTAAcgtgtgtacatttcagaagttgaacattattcttcctcttgtgtgtttactttttaagtccccatGGGTCCACAGTGTCTccattgtcctttcatttccttcatttgtcatatactccctctatctcaatttaagtgtctgcGTTTGACTAGagacggagtttaagaaataaagatagactttcaaatcttgtggttctaaattaaaaatgtgtataatataataaaatatcctttgaatctcgTGATTATAAAcatgacatgtaggatatttaaattatcaacttactaaatataaaaagaggcggacataaccaaaataagataaatatacccacgactctgtctgcaaagtctctaacaccgaacaaaacatcatggctcatatactttgactcggcaagaAGACCCCagaacaagtggagcctaccaactccgctggaacatcttgtATGCTAGCTTCAattcgtctgggtgtacctgcgcggcatgaacgcagcccccgaagaagaggggtcagtacgagcattgtactgagtatgtaagacatgaatagtaacatgataaaggcaTATACAGTACGAATAATAACGGCACAAACATACGGAGCTTATCTGGGGTAGAGGTAatctgtacatgtgagtgcctttcaggcggatgccatgcatgcttagttaCTTTCCAGAAAATGGTActtctcatttacatatacagaaaacagaacatTTCAGAAAACGGTGGCCTTTACTTACGTTCAcagacgccgagtacatcggctctcccacccccctccccaacagtgtcccaacacattatatatatcacatatacagacGCCGTatccggctctcccatatcccgcgtccgggatgaaatccagctgaatcaggtggaaaCAGTtgcctccccattccccacatttACATGTATCTTATacatattcacattcatatacatatgttatacaattggcatgcatgagagcccaaagaaagtcatgtatccatcggagtgacgtaaggtcggggacctccgattgcattatggaatacTCATGGTCACTttgtcccaccttgaaggaacgagcaataaggcgagactgtcaatggagagtaacatcacGAGCAAACATAGAGTAGGACCATAAGGCAGCATTTCATATACTTTAAAATCTTTGAAGTAGTCATTATCCAAAGATAGCTCaacattccatatcgtcacGCTCGTGGTAAGAACATGTCCTAGGCACATTCATCATATactttttctcatatctggcatcgtcattatcatcatagaaccttAATCGTCGTTTAGTCATTATCACTTCCaaaattgtaaaacttagtttttggagaaaaataaatattttagaagaCATTTCGTAAGCTTTTAGGAAGGAAGAACATGCCTTGGGATCActggtttagttaaaacaactattggttttggtagtcggaatgataaccaagagcTTCCATTAACTATAGTACGAAAATAAACCAAATGGGACAAtgggagggaattcgggaatagtgggcccacctcggatcaaatgaggtggtgtacacGTTTCACGTATAATACACTTCATGATGTTACTTATGAGAGCTTTAGGGTAACCGGGTCTTATTTGTgcaggttctagaggtctaggaagtttttccaacattttgcacaatttctagttcaattctactgaatgaatagtgactactttcaatcttggatttcgaggaaaggaattgtccccgaggcccgtgtccac encodes:
- the LOC132064047 gene encoding probable N-acetyltransferase HLS1 — protein: MVENGVVSIVVREFDAKKDSKEVEEVERRCEVGPSGKLSLFTDLLGDPICRVRHSPAYLMLVAEIVVHNGRNEERAIVGMIRGCIKTVTCGKKLSRNAKNSSESTKPLPIFTKLAYILGLRVSPSHRRMGIGLKLVHKMEEWFRTNGAEYSYIATENDNQASIQLFNHKCGYSKFRTPSLLVQPVFAHRVSVSNRVTIIKLSPTDAETLYRHKYSTTEFFPRDIDSILNNQLNLGTYLAVPKGLYSGQTWPGVDKFLSGQPESWAVLSVWNCKDVFNLEVRGASQMTKVLAKTTRLVDRAFPWLKIPSVPEIFRPFGLHFLYGLGGEGPLAVKFIKSLCDFAHNLAKESECSVVATEVANRDPLRLAIPHWKKLSCAEDLWCMKRLGEDYSDGSVGDWTKSQPGLSIFVDPREV